The DNA window TACTCATTAATCCGGGCAACGTAGAGTAGAAAGTTCGTAAGTCACTGGCGGAAGTTGAAAAACTTCCGCCTTTATTTTTTTGTTGAATCCATATTTTTAGATAGGTTAAGTATTAATTAACTATTACAATGGTAACAATATGGTGTATTCATTGAGAAAAAGTAATGGCACAGCATACATTAATTTTTTTACATGGTTTTCTTGGCGATAAAAATGATTGGCAGCCAGTGATTGATATTCTTCAAAATCACCCAAATTATCGTGCTATTGCATTAGATTTGCCTTTTCATGGTAAGAATCAAACAGAAAGTATTAGGAATTTTGATGAAGCAAGCCATTGGCTAAGCCATCAGATTAAGCATCAGATTAGCCAACCTTATACATTAATTGGTTATTCATTAGGTGGACGGATTGCGGCTTATTTTGCTTGCCAACAGCAAATACCAACGACAAATTTACAGCGAGTCGTATTAGAAGGTGCAAATTTAGGTTTGAGAGAATTACAACAGCGAGAAAGTCGTTGGCAAAGCGATCTTGCGTGGGCAAAACGTTTTCAAACAGAGCCTTTGCTTGATGTTTTGATTGATTGGTATCAACAACCTGTGTTTGCTTCTTTAACCTTATCGCAAAGAGAAAATGTAATAAAATATCGGCTCAAAAATGACGGAAAGAAACTGAGTGAAATGCTACAAGCGACTTCTTTAGCAAAACAGCCTGATTTGAGGGAGCAAGTTAGATTGAATCGTGAAAAATTTTACTATATATGTGGTGAAAAGGATCAGAAATTCCGTACAATGGCAGACTCTTTGGCATTATCTCCAGTATTGATTAGTCAAGCTGGGCATAATGCACATCGAGAAAATCCAACAGAATTTACAACTAAATTACTTGAAATTTTAGTTCAAGCATAAAATATAGGAATAATATGCAAGAGACATTTACTGAAATTAGCCCAGAACAAGCGTGGCAAATGTTACAAGATCAGCAAGCCGTTTTACTTGATATTCGAGATTTGCCAAGTTTTAATTTAAAACATCCTGTTGGGGCATTTCATCTTACCAATGAGACGTTTAATACTTTTAGTCAGCAATATGATTTTGAATTTCCGCTTATTGTTAGTTGTTATCATGGTAAAAGTAGTCGTAACGTTGCTCAATATTTAGTCGAGCAAGGTTATGATCAAGTGTATAGTTTAACGGGTGGTTTTGAAGCTTGGTTAAAAGCACAACTACCGATAGAAAGCCATTCCTCTGAAAGTAATTAATTATTGATAAGGTTATAAGGAATTTTTATGTCGAATCCATTATTACAATTTGATACTTTACCTCAATTTTCAAAGATAGAGCCACAGCATATTCAGCCAGCAATCCAACAATTAATTGAAGAGTGTCGAAATACCACCGAGCAATTATTACAACAACCCCAATTTACTTGGGATAACTTTTGTCGTCCGTTTGCTGAAGTGAATGATAAATTAGCACGAGCTTGGTCACCAGTAGGGCATTTAAACGCAGTAAAAAATAGCCCTGAATTAAGAGAAGCTTATCAAGCTTGTTTACCGTTGTTATCTGAATACAGCACTTGGTTAGGGCAACATAAAGGTTTATATCAAGCGTATTTACAGTTAAAGCAAAGTGATGAATTCGCAACATTATCGTTGGAACAACAAAAAGCGATTGACAATAGTTTACGAGATTTTGAATTATCAGGAATCTCTTTACCAGAAGAAAAACAAAAACGCTATGGTGAAATTGTTGCACGTTTATCAGAGTTAAGCTCACAATTTGGTAATAATGTTCTTGATGCCACTATGGGGTGGGATAAAGTTATTACAGATGTAAATGAACTAGCAGGGTTACCAGAGAGTGCATTACAAGCGGCGAAAGCGAGTGCTGAAAGTAAAGGTTTAGAAGGATATCGTTTTACATTAGAAATACCAAGTTATCTGCCTGTAATGACTTATTGTGAGAATCGAGATTTACGTGCAGAAATGTATCAAGCTTATACCACCAGAGCCTCAGAACAAGGACCGCAAGCGGGGAAATGGGATAATTCAATGGTAATGGAAGAAATTCTTACGTTACGTCATGAATTAGCACATTTGTTAGGTTTTTCTACTTATGCCGATTTGTCATTAGCTACTAA is part of the Mergibacter septicus genome and encodes:
- the menH gene encoding 2-succinyl-6-hydroxy-2,4-cyclohexadiene-1-carboxylate synthase; the protein is MAQHTLIFLHGFLGDKNDWQPVIDILQNHPNYRAIALDLPFHGKNQTESIRNFDEASHWLSHQIKHQISQPYTLIGYSLGGRIAAYFACQQQIPTTNLQRVVLEGANLGLRELQQRESRWQSDLAWAKRFQTEPLLDVLIDWYQQPVFASLTLSQRENVIKYRLKNDGKKLSEMLQATSLAKQPDLREQVRLNREKFYYICGEKDQKFRTMADSLALSPVLISQAGHNAHRENPTEFTTKLLEILVQA
- the glpE gene encoding thiosulfate sulfurtransferase GlpE — encoded protein: MQETFTEISPEQAWQMLQDQQAVLLDIRDLPSFNLKHPVGAFHLTNETFNTFSQQYDFEFPLIVSCYHGKSSRNVAQYLVEQGYDQVYSLTGGFEAWLKAQLPIESHSSESN